A part of Salmo salar chromosome ssa18, Ssal_v3.1, whole genome shotgun sequence genomic DNA contains:
- the LOC106577964 gene encoding E3 ubiquitin-protein ligase TRIM39 isoform X1 → MQSVRSPGRGGTLSEESFQCSICLEVFVEPVSTPCGHSFCKACLQGYWDHSKKFQCPMCKKSYTRRPELSINRVLAEISSQFQGLDVGVTSPNTKAGAVAGCLAAGHGFHGESPAAAAEGGEFARAGEVPCDACIGRKMRALKSCLNCPGSYCDAHLRHHKKVKSLMSHRLVEPMHHLEEKICKKHERLLEVYCRNDHGCVCISCAEASHKTHEIVSVDREWKKKMSHLGKWRLELKHLIKERAKKLEEINQSIRVIKSTAQRELEDSWQVYAELQRLVEQSQAELVELIATRQREAERHAQELARGLEDELIQLRKRSGELDALAQNQDKVIFLQSLPTLAPLPEPSNWSGVSVNTDLYLGTIQSSVSTLVDRFQEELKSLYGKELRQLQNYATEVYLDPGTAQRNLVLSEDGRQVIYEERKHNHSEGTRRFSPALFVLAREGLTFGRHYWEVEVGRKTAWTVGVMRASARRKGEIKLSPDGGYWCLWLKSGEVKALASTRQPLQLTSHPQKIGIFLDYEGGQLLFYDVKARTHLFTFVDTFSESLYPIFSPCLNQDGKNTAPLIISAVKHS, encoded by the exons ATGCAGA GTGTGAGATCCCCAGGGAGGGGGGGCACCTTGTCAGAGGAGTCATTCCAATGTTCTATCTGTCTGGAGGTCTTCGTAGAGCCTGTCTCGACCCCCTGCGGACACAGCTTCTGCAAGGCCTGTCTTCAG GGCTACTGGGACCACAGCAAGAAGTTCCAGTGCCCCATGTGTAAGAAGAGCTACACCCGAAGGCCGGAGCTCAGCATCAACCGGGTCCTCGCCGAGATCTCTTCCCAGTTCCAGGGGCTCGATGTGGGTGTGACTTCACCGAACACGAAGGCGGGTGCGGTGGCTGGGTGTCTGGCGGCGGGACATGGGTTTCACGGAGAGTCACCGGCAGCTGCGGCGGAGGGTGGAGAGTTCGCCCGGGCGGGCGAGGTGCCATGTGACGCGTGCATTGGGAGGAAGATGAGGGCATTGAAGTCTTGTCTCAACTGTCCCGGGTCATACTGTGACGCACATCTCCGACATCACAA GAAGGTGAAGTCTCTGATGTCCCACCGCCTGGTTGAGCCCATGCACCACCTGGAAGAGAAGATCTGTAAGAAGCACGAGCGCCTGCTGGAGGTCTACTGTCGTAACGACCACGGCTGCGTCTGCATCTCCTGCGCAGAAGCCTCACACAAGACCCACGAGATTGTGTCCGTCGACCGTGAGTGGAAGAAGAAGATG AGTCATCTGGGCAAGTGGAGGTTGGAGCTGAAACACCTGATCAAGGAGCGGGCCAAGAAGTTAGAAGAGATCAACCAGTCCATACGGGTCATAAAA AGCACTGCCCAGAGGGAGTTGGAGGACAGCTGGCAGGTGTATGCAGAGCTGCAGCGTCTAGTGGAGCAGAGCCAGGCTGAGCTGGTGGAGCTGATCGCTACGAGACAGCGTGAGGCGGAGAGGCATGCCCAGGAGCTGGCCCGAGGTCTGGAGGACGAACTGATCCAGCTCCGGAAGAGGAGCGGAGAGCTGGACGCCCTGGCACAGAACCAGGATAAAGTCATCTTCCTCCAG AGCCTGCCCACCCTGGCGCCCCTCCCAGAGCCCAGTAATTGGTCAGGAGTGAGTGTGAACACAGACCTCTACCTAGGAACCATCCAATCATCCGTCAGCACCCTTGTCGACAGGTTCCAGGAAGAACTGAAGAGTCTGTATGGAAAGG AGCTCAGGCAGCTGCAGAACTATGCAA ctGAAGTGTACCTGGACCCGGGTACCGCCCAGAGGAACCTGGTCCTGTCAGAGGACGGTCGCCAGGTGATATACGAGGAACGGAAGCACAACCATTCGGAAGGCACTCGTCGCTTCAGCCCCGCCCTCTTCGTGCTCGCTCGCGAGGGCCTCACCTTTGGACGCCATTACTGGGAGGTCGAGGTGGGCCGCAAGACTGCCTGGACTGTGGGTGTGATGCGGGCATCGGCACGTCGGAAAGGAGAGATAAAGCTGAGCCCTGACGGAGG GTACTGGTGCCTGTGGCTGAAGAGTGGCGAGGTCAAGGCTCTGGCATCTACTCGACAGCCCCTCCAGCTGACCTCTCACCCCCAGAAGATTGGCATCTTTCTTGACTATGAAGGTGGCCAGTTGTTGTTCTATGACGTCAAGGCGCGCACGCACCTCTTCACGTTCGTGGATACGTTCAGTGAGAGTTTGTATCCGATATTTAGTCCCTGTCTCAACCAGGATGGAAAGAACACGGCTCCGCTCATCATCAGTGCTGTGAAGCATAGCTGA
- the LOC106577964 gene encoding nuclear factor 7, ovary isoform X2 has product MCKKSYTRRPELSINRVLAEISSQFQGLDVGVTSPNTKAGAVAGCLAAGHGFHGESPAAAAEGGEFARAGEVPCDACIGRKMRALKSCLNCPGSYCDAHLRHHKKVKSLMSHRLVEPMHHLEEKICKKHERLLEVYCRNDHGCVCISCAEASHKTHEIVSVDREWKKKMSHLGKWRLELKHLIKERAKKLEEINQSIRVIKSTAQRELEDSWQVYAELQRLVEQSQAELVELIATRQREAERHAQELARGLEDELIQLRKRSGELDALAQNQDKVIFLQSLPTLAPLPEPSNWSGVSVNTDLYLGTIQSSVSTLVDRFQEELKSLYGKELRQLQNYATEVYLDPGTAQRNLVLSEDGRQVIYEERKHNHSEGTRRFSPALFVLAREGLTFGRHYWEVEVGRKTAWTVGVMRASARRKGEIKLSPDGGYWCLWLKSGEVKALASTRQPLQLTSHPQKIGIFLDYEGGQLLFYDVKARTHLFTFVDTFSESLYPIFSPCLNQDGKNTAPLIISAVKHS; this is encoded by the exons ATGTGTAAGAAGAGCTACACCCGAAGGCCGGAGCTCAGCATCAACCGGGTCCTCGCCGAGATCTCTTCCCAGTTCCAGGGGCTCGATGTGGGTGTGACTTCACCGAACACGAAGGCGGGTGCGGTGGCTGGGTGTCTGGCGGCGGGACATGGGTTTCACGGAGAGTCACCGGCAGCTGCGGCGGAGGGTGGAGAGTTCGCCCGGGCGGGCGAGGTGCCATGTGACGCGTGCATTGGGAGGAAGATGAGGGCATTGAAGTCTTGTCTCAACTGTCCCGGGTCATACTGTGACGCACATCTCCGACATCACAA GAAGGTGAAGTCTCTGATGTCCCACCGCCTGGTTGAGCCCATGCACCACCTGGAAGAGAAGATCTGTAAGAAGCACGAGCGCCTGCTGGAGGTCTACTGTCGTAACGACCACGGCTGCGTCTGCATCTCCTGCGCAGAAGCCTCACACAAGACCCACGAGATTGTGTCCGTCGACCGTGAGTGGAAGAAGAAGATG AGTCATCTGGGCAAGTGGAGGTTGGAGCTGAAACACCTGATCAAGGAGCGGGCCAAGAAGTTAGAAGAGATCAACCAGTCCATACGGGTCATAAAA AGCACTGCCCAGAGGGAGTTGGAGGACAGCTGGCAGGTGTATGCAGAGCTGCAGCGTCTAGTGGAGCAGAGCCAGGCTGAGCTGGTGGAGCTGATCGCTACGAGACAGCGTGAGGCGGAGAGGCATGCCCAGGAGCTGGCCCGAGGTCTGGAGGACGAACTGATCCAGCTCCGGAAGAGGAGCGGAGAGCTGGACGCCCTGGCACAGAACCAGGATAAAGTCATCTTCCTCCAG AGCCTGCCCACCCTGGCGCCCCTCCCAGAGCCCAGTAATTGGTCAGGAGTGAGTGTGAACACAGACCTCTACCTAGGAACCATCCAATCATCCGTCAGCACCCTTGTCGACAGGTTCCAGGAAGAACTGAAGAGTCTGTATGGAAAGG AGCTCAGGCAGCTGCAGAACTATGCAA ctGAAGTGTACCTGGACCCGGGTACCGCCCAGAGGAACCTGGTCCTGTCAGAGGACGGTCGCCAGGTGATATACGAGGAACGGAAGCACAACCATTCGGAAGGCACTCGTCGCTTCAGCCCCGCCCTCTTCGTGCTCGCTCGCGAGGGCCTCACCTTTGGACGCCATTACTGGGAGGTCGAGGTGGGCCGCAAGACTGCCTGGACTGTGGGTGTGATGCGGGCATCGGCACGTCGGAAAGGAGAGATAAAGCTGAGCCCTGACGGAGG GTACTGGTGCCTGTGGCTGAAGAGTGGCGAGGTCAAGGCTCTGGCATCTACTCGACAGCCCCTCCAGCTGACCTCTCACCCCCAGAAGATTGGCATCTTTCTTGACTATGAAGGTGGCCAGTTGTTGTTCTATGACGTCAAGGCGCGCACGCACCTCTTCACGTTCGTGGATACGTTCAGTGAGAGTTTGTATCCGATATTTAGTCCCTGTCTCAACCAGGATGGAAAGAACACGGCTCCGCTCATCATCAGTGCTGTGAAGCATAGCTGA